The following coding sequences are from one Sphingomonadaceae bacterium OTU29LAMAA1 window:
- a CDS encoding response regulator transcription factor, with translation MPAKILVVDDEAPIRRLLRNTLERAGYAVVEAADGRDALLRARAECPSAILLDLGLPDRDGLGLIPLLLQNSDSVILVVSARDATDEKVAALDLGAHDFVSKPFDTDELLARLRVALRHRGSSETAPKIVRKGDVTIDLDRRIVCRGMEELHLTRKEHDVLAVLARHVGRVVTHDRILAVAWAGDEDPRIEYLRIVVRNLRQKLEPPGPVGSIIANELGVGYRLRADQ, from the coding sequence ATGCCTGCCAAGATCCTCGTCGTGGATGACGAAGCCCCGATCCGCCGCCTGTTGCGCAACACACTGGAACGGGCCGGCTATGCTGTCGTCGAGGCGGCCGATGGACGCGATGCCCTTCTTCGCGCGCGAGCCGAGTGCCCAAGCGCGATCCTGCTCGATCTTGGTCTGCCGGATAGAGACGGGCTTGGTCTTATCCCACTGCTCCTTCAGAACAGCGATAGCGTCATACTCGTCGTATCCGCCCGCGACGCTACCGACGAGAAGGTGGCGGCGCTCGATCTTGGCGCCCACGATTTCGTATCCAAGCCCTTCGACACGGATGAGCTGCTCGCTCGGCTGCGCGTCGCCCTGCGCCATCGCGGATCGTCCGAAACGGCGCCGAAGATCGTCCGCAAGGGCGACGTGACGATCGATCTCGACCGACGCATCGTCTGTCGCGGAATGGAGGAACTACACCTTACCCGCAAGGAACATGATGTCCTGGCGGTCTTGGCGCGTCATGTCGGTCGCGTCGTCACCCACGATCGGATCCTGGCGGTCGCGTGGGCAGGAGACGAAGACCCCCGTATCGAATATCTGCGGATCGTCGTCCGCAATCTCCGGCAAAAGCTGGAACCGCCGGGCCCTGTCGGTAGCATCATCGCCAACGAGCTCGGTGTAGGCTACCGGTTGCGTGCCGACCAATAG
- a CDS encoding sensor histidine kinase KdpD has translation MPVGGDDRPDPDALLRAAAQEGRGRLKIFLGAAPGVGKTFEMLSEGAARRRDGVDVVVGVVETHGRAETEALTRGHEIVPRLDVAYEGRTLEEMDLDAVLARAPRLVLVDELAHTNAPGSRHPKRYQDVEELLAAGIDVYSTINIQHVESLNDIVASFTRVRVRETVPDGILEMAEIEVVDIPPDELIERLKAGKVYLPHEATRALSHFFSKSNLSALRELALRRAAQAVDAQMLEHVRALGIGGTWAGSDRIVVAINELPGADGLVRAAKRVADGLHGPWTALFIETPRTAHFSDEQHQRVAAAMTLATQLGAAVATVPATSVVEGIRGFLADARATQLVVGKSRRSRWFEFLHGSVVDRLIRDTPGVTVHVLPMEEGPGPSSVHRRGGSWGKPAGYLMTLLLVAIVTALASALFHILDLGNVALLYLLPVMAAASLFGLRTGLFAGMASSLAYNFFFLPPVGTLSVSNPENVVSIFVLLGVAIATSQLTSRVRAQADMAAASARTNATLAGFLRQLSAINDPSLAARMICDDVARLFDVQTVLLTVSAGSGLTVQAASVPGYRLDTMDMAAANWAFDNGTSAGKGSGTLAASEWLFQPLKAGGKALAVIGVARENSGDPIRADQLPLLTGLIDQAALVLERLRLETEMRDVDAVRTRDRLRAALLSSVSHDLRTPLTAVIAAADQLDHGATPDLIGTIKSESARLNRFVANLLDMARVEAGALKLNVEATDLSDAVTGAAHDARRALQGHAVRLGVPPSLPLVRVDPQLLHHCLLNLLDNAGRYGDPGTDIMVEGIHRYGQLRLTILDHGPGLPHGREAEVFETFRRLEGSDRAIGGTGLGLAIVKAFAEAMGMSVEAGNRDDGEGAAFTLVFPADLIVRNASGSHI, from the coding sequence ATGCCCGTCGGCGGTGACGACAGACCCGATCCCGACGCCCTCCTGCGTGCCGCCGCGCAGGAGGGCAGGGGACGCCTGAAGATATTCCTTGGGGCGGCGCCGGGCGTCGGCAAGACGTTCGAGATGCTGTCGGAAGGCGCCGCCCGCCGCCGCGACGGGGTCGATGTCGTCGTGGGCGTGGTCGAGACGCACGGCCGGGCCGAGACCGAGGCGCTGACCCGCGGGCACGAGATCGTCCCGAGGCTCGATGTCGCCTATGAGGGCCGTACGCTGGAGGAGATGGACCTGGACGCCGTCCTCGCCCGCGCGCCGCGCCTCGTCCTGGTCGACGAACTCGCGCACACCAATGCGCCCGGCAGCCGTCATCCCAAACGCTATCAGGATGTCGAGGAACTGCTTGCCGCGGGGATCGACGTCTATTCGACGATCAACATCCAGCATGTCGAGAGCCTCAACGACATCGTTGCCAGCTTCACCCGCGTCCGGGTGCGTGAGACCGTGCCGGACGGCATCCTCGAAATGGCGGAGATCGAGGTCGTCGACATCCCGCCCGACGAACTCATCGAGCGGCTGAAGGCCGGCAAGGTCTATCTGCCGCACGAAGCCACGCGCGCGCTCAGCCACTTCTTCTCGAAATCCAACCTGTCCGCACTGCGCGAATTGGCGTTGCGCCGTGCCGCGCAGGCGGTCGATGCCCAGATGCTGGAGCATGTCCGCGCGTTAGGCATCGGCGGCACCTGGGCCGGATCGGATCGCATCGTCGTCGCGATCAACGAACTGCCCGGCGCGGACGGCCTCGTACGTGCCGCCAAGCGGGTTGCGGATGGCCTGCATGGGCCATGGACGGCGCTGTTCATCGAGACACCGCGCACCGCGCATTTCAGCGATGAACAGCATCAGCGGGTTGCCGCGGCGATGACACTGGCGACGCAGCTCGGCGCAGCGGTTGCGACCGTGCCGGCCACATCCGTTGTGGAGGGCATTCGTGGCTTCCTTGCAGATGCTCGCGCGACCCAGCTCGTCGTCGGCAAATCCCGCAGATCGCGCTGGTTTGAGTTCCTGCACGGCTCTGTCGTCGATCGCCTGATTCGCGATACGCCGGGCGTGACCGTGCACGTGCTGCCGATGGAGGAGGGGCCGGGCCCGTCATCCGTGCATCGTCGGGGCGGCAGCTGGGGAAAGCCCGCCGGTTACCTCATGACGCTCCTGCTCGTGGCAATCGTCACCGCACTTGCCAGCGCACTGTTCCACATCCTCGACCTGGGCAACGTCGCACTGCTGTACCTGCTACCCGTGATGGCAGCGGCAAGTCTGTTCGGCCTGCGGACCGGGCTCTTCGCCGGGATGGCATCCAGCCTCGCCTACAACTTCTTTTTTCTGCCACCAGTAGGGACGCTAAGCGTCAGCAATCCGGAGAATGTGGTGTCGATCTTCGTACTGCTGGGCGTGGCGATCGCCACCAGCCAGCTGACGTCGCGGGTCCGTGCTCAGGCCGATATGGCAGCCGCGAGCGCACGGACGAACGCCACGTTGGCCGGCTTCCTGCGGCAGCTCAGCGCGATCAACGATCCATCGCTTGCGGCGCGGATGATCTGCGACGACGTAGCGCGGCTGTTCGACGTGCAGACGGTGCTCCTGACCGTGTCGGCGGGCTCCGGCCTCACCGTGCAGGCGGCCAGCGTTCCCGGCTACCGCCTCGATACGATGGATATGGCAGCGGCCAACTGGGCATTCGATAACGGCACGTCGGCCGGCAAAGGCTCGGGGACGCTCGCTGCCTCGGAATGGCTGTTCCAGCCCCTGAAGGCAGGCGGCAAGGCGCTGGCGGTGATCGGGGTGGCCAGGGAGAATAGCGGCGATCCGATCCGTGCAGATCAGCTGCCGCTGCTGACCGGTCTGATCGATCAGGCGGCACTCGTACTCGAACGCCTCCGGCTCGAAACCGAGATGCGCGACGTGGATGCCGTCCGGACCCGCGATCGCCTCCGCGCGGCCCTGCTGTCATCGGTCAGCCATGATCTTCGAACGCCGCTGACGGCCGTCATCGCCGCAGCGGATCAACTCGACCACGGCGCGACCCCGGATCTCATCGGCACCATCAAGAGTGAGTCCGCGCGCCTCAACCGTTTCGTCGCCAACCTGCTCGACATGGCCCGGGTCGAGGCGGGAGCGTTGAAGCTCAACGTCGAGGCCACCGATCTCAGCGATGCAGTCACGGGCGCCGCGCACGACGCACGCCGGGCGCTGCAAGGCCATGCCGTTCGGCTCGGCGTGCCCCCGTCATTGCCGCTCGTCCGCGTGGACCCGCAGCTCCTGCACCATTGCCTGCTCAACCTGCTCGACAATGCCGGGCGCTATGGTGATCCCGGCACCGACATCATGGTCGAGGGCATCCATCGATACGGCCAGCTCAGGCTGACCATCCTTGATCATGGGCCGGGGTTGCCGCACGGGCGGGAGGCCGAAGTCTTCGAGACCTTCCGCCGGCTCGAGGGCTCCGACCGTGCGATTGGCGGTACCGGCCTCGGCCTCGCTATCGTCAAGGCGTTTGCCGAAGCCATGGGCATGAGTGTCGAGGCCGGGAACCGCGATGACGGAGAGGGCGCCGCCTTTACGCTGGTATTTCCCGCCGACCTTATCGTTCGCAACGCATCCGGGAGCCATATCTGA
- a CDS encoding GIY-YIG nuclease family protein: MASKPHGMLYIGVTGYLAARVEQHRRDIGSAFCRRYGIETLVYAEPAERIEVAIARENILKAWKREWKICLIETANPEWLDLFDTIA; the protein is encoded by the coding sequence ATGGCGAGCAAGCCACACGGCATGCTCTACATCGGCGTGACCGGCTATCTCGCCGCCCGCGTAGAGCAGCACCGCCGCGACATCGGCTCGGCCTTCTGCCGCCGCTACGGGATCGAGACGCTGGTTTACGCGGAGCCCGCCGAACGCATCGAAGTCGCCATCGCCCGAGAAAATATCCTGAAAGCCTGGAAACGCGAGTGGAAAATCTGCCTGATCGAAACCGCCAACCCTGAGTGGTTGGACCTGTTCGACACGATCGCCTGA
- a CDS encoding S9 family peptidase, whose product MTDPTPPIAARRPHSFTAHGITIEDDYAWLKDPDYPEVGDPDVLAYLEAENAYFEAVMAPRQPLVDRLYEEMKARIKEDESSVPQKDGDYLYWTAFETGGQYRKWWRRPVAGGEDQLLLDEPALAEGKEYFRLGAFAVSNDATLLAYAIDDSGAERFEVRVKNLATGEHLPEVIPGMLSEIVWTADDSGFLYGLANDQWRTDNARFHRLGTPVEDDVELFHEDDEGYRVAVAETSDRQWIVIGTGDHVTSEIRLLPANDPFAAPILVAPRQEGREYDVDVHDGMLFIHTNDTDPMWRLCTATIDAPGEWRELIPADPHFYMTGVECYRDFFVVEGRLDGLDQIAIHRYDAPTVPQRITFPEASYAAGLGDNPEYAVDTLRLGYESMVTPGTVYDYDIATGDLTVLKVQEIPAGYDAGGYATERLKITARDGTEVPVSIVYPAGFKRDGSQPLFLYAYGAYGYAIPPGFSTGRLSLLDRGFAYAIAHIRGGDDLGQQWYHDGKLEKRTNTFNDFVDVAKGLIDAGWTSAGRIATAGRSAGGELMGAIVNSDPRLWGAVIADVPFVDVLNTMLDADLPLTPGEWPEWGNPIEDRAAFELIRSYSPYDNVRAQAYPPMFISGGLNDPRVTYWEPAKWAAKLREMKTDDNLLLLKTNMGAGHGGKSGRFESLREAAEEHAFVLWQLGIES is encoded by the coding sequence ATGACCGATCCGACGCCACCCATCGCCGCCCGCCGCCCGCACAGCTTCACCGCGCACGGGATCACGATAGAGGACGATTATGCCTGGTTGAAGGACCCGGACTATCCCGAGGTCGGCGATCCGGACGTGCTCGCCTATCTGGAGGCGGAGAACGCCTATTTCGAGGCCGTGATGGCGCCGCGTCAGCCGCTGGTCGATCGGCTGTACGAAGAGATGAAGGCGCGGATCAAGGAGGACGAATCCTCGGTGCCGCAGAAGGATGGCGATTACCTCTATTGGACTGCGTTCGAGACGGGCGGGCAGTATCGCAAATGGTGGCGCAGGCCGGTCGCGGGGGGCGAGGACCAGCTGCTGCTGGACGAACCCGCGCTGGCGGAGGGCAAGGAGTATTTCCGGCTCGGCGCGTTCGCGGTGAGCAACGATGCGACCCTGCTCGCCTATGCGATCGACGACAGCGGCGCCGAGCGGTTCGAGGTGCGGGTCAAGAATCTAGCGACGGGCGAGCACCTGCCCGAGGTGATCCCGGGCATGCTGTCCGAGATCGTGTGGACCGCCGACGATTCGGGGTTCCTCTACGGCCTCGCCAACGACCAGTGGCGGACCGACAATGCCCGCTTTCACCGGCTGGGAACCCCGGTCGAGGACGATGTCGAACTGTTTCACGAGGATGACGAGGGCTATCGCGTCGCCGTCGCCGAGACGAGCGACCGGCAGTGGATCGTAATCGGCACCGGCGACCATGTCACCAGCGAGATCCGGCTGCTGCCCGCCAACGATCCCTTCGCCGCGCCGATCCTGGTCGCGCCCCGGCAGGAGGGGCGCGAATACGACGTCGACGTGCATGACGGCATGCTGTTCATCCATACCAACGACACCGATCCGATGTGGCGGCTGTGCACCGCGACGATCGATGCGCCGGGTGAGTGGCGGGAGCTGATCCCGGCCGATCCGCATTTCTACATGACCGGCGTCGAATGCTACCGCGACTTCTTCGTCGTCGAAGGGCGTCTGGACGGCTTGGACCAAATCGCAATCCACCGCTACGATGCGCCGACGGTGCCGCAGCGGATCACCTTTCCTGAAGCGAGCTATGCCGCGGGCCTCGGCGACAATCCCGAATATGCGGTCGACACGCTGCGGCTGGGGTATGAGTCGATGGTTACGCCGGGCACGGTGTACGATTACGACATCGCGACCGGGGACCTGACCGTGCTGAAGGTCCAAGAAATCCCTGCGGGCTACGATGCAGGTGGCTATGCGACCGAGCGACTGAAGATCACGGCGCGTGACGGGACCGAGGTGCCGGTGTCCATCGTCTACCCGGCCGGCTTCAAACGCGACGGATCGCAGCCGTTATTCCTCTATGCCTATGGCGCCTACGGCTACGCGATCCCGCCCGGCTTCTCGACCGGTCGACTGAGCCTGCTCGACCGCGGTTTCGCCTATGCGATCGCACACATCCGCGGCGGCGACGATCTGGGCCAGCAATGGTATCACGACGGCAAGCTCGAAAAGCGAACCAACACCTTCAACGATTTCGTCGATGTGGCGAAAGGGCTGATCGATGCGGGGTGGACCAGCGCCGGCCGTATTGCCACCGCAGGCCGGTCGGCAGGCGGCGAGCTGATGGGGGCGATCGTCAATTCCGATCCGCGACTGTGGGGCGCGGTGATCGCCGACGTGCCGTTCGTCGACGTGCTCAACACGATGCTGGATGCCGATCTGCCGCTGACGCCGGGCGAATGGCCCGAATGGGGGAACCCGATCGAAGATAGGGCGGCGTTCGAGCTGATCCGCTCGTACAGCCCCTACGATAACGTCCGTGCCCAGGCCTATCCGCCGATGTTCATTTCGGGCGGGCTCAACGATCCGCGCGTGACGTATTGGGAGCCGGCGAAATGGGCGGCAAAGCTGCGCGAAATGAAGACGGACGACAACCTGCTGTTGCTCAAGACCAACATGGGCGCCGGCCACGGCGGCAAGTCGGGCCGGTTCGAATCACTGCGTGAGGCGGCGGAGGAGCATGCATTCGTCCTCTGGCAGCTCGGGATCGAATCCTGA
- a CDS encoding acyl-CoA thioesterase, which produces MSGRFTLAITAAAEDIDELGHVNNAVWVQWIQQIAVAHWQAVAPVEHVDTLVWVVTRHEIDYRGNVSAGETVTGETWVPEPPKGARFDRHVRFLGADGKVKVEAVTTWALLERATGRLLRVRPEVAAPFLA; this is translated from the coding sequence ATGAGCGGGCGCTTCACACTGGCGATCACCGCCGCCGCAGAGGATATCGACGAACTCGGCCACGTCAACAATGCGGTGTGGGTCCAGTGGATCCAGCAGATCGCGGTCGCGCATTGGCAGGCGGTGGCGCCGGTGGAGCATGTCGATACGCTGGTGTGGGTCGTGACCCGGCATGAGATCGACTATCGCGGGAACGTGTCGGCGGGCGAGACGGTGACGGGCGAGACGTGGGTGCCGGAGCCGCCGAAAGGCGCGCGGTTCGATCGCCACGTGCGGTTTCTGGGGGCTGACGGTAAGGTGAAGGTGGAGGCGGTGACGACCTGGGCGCTACTGGAGCGCGCGACGGGGCGGTTGCTGCGGGTGCGTCCGGAGGTGGCGGCACCGTTTTTGGCGTAG
- a CDS encoding DUF808 domain-containing protein: MAGGLVALLDDIAAMAKLAAASLDDVAGAAGKAGAKAAGVVIDDTAVTPTYVVGLSPARELPIIWKIARGSLRNKLLFLLPAALALSAFASWLITPILMLGGAYLCFEAAEKIIGAITGHGHGEEAAAVTDATELENRQVSGAIRTDLILSGEIMAIALGELADQTLVNQAIALALVGVAITIGVYGVVALIVKMDDFGLHLAQKPGAGSQAFGRGLVAAMPKVLKALSLIGTAAMVWVGGGIIVHGMEEFGFAALPHAIHAAAEGAAHAVGVLPAIVNWLVTAIGSGIIGLIVGGGIAGVLHLLPKKH; this comes from the coding sequence ATGGCCGGCGGATTGGTAGCGCTGCTCGACGATATCGCGGCGATGGCGAAGCTCGCCGCCGCAAGCCTCGACGACGTGGCGGGCGCTGCGGGCAAAGCGGGCGCCAAGGCGGCAGGCGTGGTGATCGACGATACGGCGGTGACTCCGACCTATGTCGTCGGCCTCAGCCCCGCGCGCGAATTACCGATCATCTGGAAGATCGCGCGCGGATCATTGCGTAACAAATTGCTGTTCCTGCTACCGGCCGCACTGGCGCTGAGCGCCTTTGCATCATGGCTGATCACGCCGATCCTGATGCTGGGCGGCGCCTACCTCTGCTTCGAGGCGGCGGAGAAGATCATCGGCGCCATCACCGGGCATGGCCATGGCGAGGAAGCCGCTGCAGTCACCGACGCGACCGAGCTCGAAAACCGCCAGGTGTCGGGCGCGATCCGCACCGACCTGATCCTGTCGGGCGAGATCATGGCGATCGCATTGGGCGAACTCGCCGATCAGACGCTGGTCAACCAGGCGATCGCACTCGCGCTGGTCGGCGTCGCGATCACCATCGGCGTCTATGGCGTCGTCGCGCTGATCGTGAAGATGGACGATTTCGGCCTGCATCTGGCGCAAAAGCCGGGCGCCGGATCTCAAGCGTTCGGCCGCGGGCTGGTCGCCGCGATGCCGAAGGTGTTGAAGGCGCTGTCGCTGATCGGTACCGCCGCAATGGTTTGGGTCGGCGGCGGTATCATCGTCCACGGCATGGAAGAATTCGGCTTCGCCGCGCTGCCCCACGCGATCCACGCTGCCGCAGAGGGAGCCGCCCATGCGGTCGGCGTGCTGCCCGCCATCGTCAACTGGCTGGTTACCGCGATCGGATCTGGCATTATCGGCCTGATCGTCGGCGGCGGAATCGCCGGCGTGCTGCACCTGTTGCCGAAGAAACACTGA
- a CDS encoding methyl-accepting chemotaxis protein, producing MVIPSSGASIASAHDDRIRAYGIDATFEEDLRTFWTVVEADYAADVIPVVRHYLATSSPALARAFRTLVDTSDTPRLVAAQSRFMCAPKTSNWIEATITRYANYTDFGVEPFELIGLIGASNLAMMAVLARRCADPVQHARLAAAMVRLSVMEGELVATGLRRRAAADAARQLEEQARALQDRFTRVVAAVGARSGAVREQAAAIGSKMDRMLAENEAVALAASQSVAVMQQAVGTAVALRQAMDESRNEFARASSTATRSAQQVEQAVALFEQMTGHTRSIQPVVALIHDIADRTNLLALNATIEAARAGEAGRGFAVVAQEVKHLARQTASANDVIASELAGILDMVAAASGANALIRDNVVEVERSSHLAYDTVQQQLDRLEVIARATDRTMTVAAGMNGTLAGLSRFAGAVADDLAAFGSAFGEVDDQLQALHTSVGAFVTLVGH from the coding sequence ATGGTCATCCCATCTTCCGGAGCGTCGATCGCTTCCGCCCATGATGACCGCATCCGCGCCTATGGCATCGACGCGACCTTCGAAGAGGATCTGCGTACCTTCTGGACGGTCGTGGAAGCCGACTATGCCGCCGATGTCATTCCTGTCGTGCGACACTATCTCGCGACGTCATCGCCAGCGCTCGCTCGTGCGTTCCGCACTCTCGTCGACACCAGCGACACGCCGCGTTTGGTGGCGGCACAGTCCCGCTTCATGTGCGCGCCCAAGACCTCGAACTGGATTGAGGCGACGATCACCCGATACGCGAATTATACCGACTTCGGCGTCGAACCGTTCGAGCTCATCGGCCTGATCGGCGCGTCCAACCTGGCGATGATGGCCGTTCTGGCGCGGCGTTGCGCCGATCCCGTGCAGCATGCCCGGCTGGCCGCGGCGATGGTCAGGCTGAGCGTCATGGAAGGCGAACTGGTCGCCACCGGGCTGCGACGGAGGGCCGCGGCCGATGCCGCCCGCCAGCTCGAAGAACAGGCGCGCGCCCTGCAGGATCGATTCACCCGCGTCGTTGCCGCCGTCGGTGCGCGCAGCGGTGCCGTTCGCGAACAGGCTGCGGCGATCGGCAGCAAGATGGATCGCATGCTGGCCGAGAACGAGGCGGTCGCCCTCGCCGCGAGCCAGTCCGTTGCCGTCATGCAACAGGCCGTAGGGACCGCGGTGGCGCTGCGTCAGGCGATGGACGAGAGCCGGAACGAGTTCGCCCGCGCCTCGTCGACCGCGACCCGCTCGGCGCAACAGGTCGAACAGGCAGTGGCATTGTTCGAACAGATGACCGGCCATACCCGATCGATCCAGCCGGTGGTGGCATTGATCCACGACATCGCCGATCGCACCAACCTGCTGGCGCTCAATGCGACGATCGAGGCCGCACGTGCGGGCGAGGCGGGCCGCGGCTTCGCGGTGGTGGCGCAGGAGGTCAAGCATCTCGCCCGCCAGACGGCGTCAGCGAACGACGTCATCGCCAGCGAGCTGGCCGGCATCCTCGACATGGTCGCCGCGGCGAGCGGCGCCAACGCCCTGATCCGCGACAATGTGGTGGAGGTCGAGCGATCCTCGCATCTCGCCTACGACACGGTGCAGCAGCAGCTCGACCGGCTGGAGGTCATCGCACGCGCCACCGATCGGACGATGACCGTGGCAGCCGGCATGAACGGCACCCTCGCCGGACTGAGCCGCTTCGCCGGCGCCGTCGCGGACGATCTGGCGGCCTTCGGCAGCGCCTTCGGCGAGGTCGACGACCAGTTGCAGGCGTTGCACACCTCGGTCGGCGCTTTCGTCACCCTCGTCGGCCATTGA
- a CDS encoding DedA family protein, which translates to MTIEALIAQYGLAAVFLGAGIEGETMVLAGGLFAHEGLLSLPGTMVAAAAGSFVADQAFFAAGRRFREHRWVKRAQGKPAFAKALQTLERHPIGFIFAFRFLYGLRTVSPIAIGTSHVPTRTFLCINAASAAVWATLFTGLGYVFGTGVAELLGRYRPHGRQWLWVALAAIVLGAVFGAVRWWRSRDA; encoded by the coding sequence CTGACGATCGAGGCGCTCATCGCCCAATATGGGCTGGCCGCGGTATTCCTCGGTGCGGGGATCGAAGGCGAGACGATGGTGCTCGCCGGCGGGCTGTTCGCGCATGAGGGATTGCTGTCGCTGCCCGGCACGATGGTCGCGGCGGCGGCCGGCTCGTTCGTCGCGGACCAGGCGTTCTTCGCCGCCGGCCGCCGCTTCCGCGAGCATCGCTGGGTCAAACGCGCGCAGGGCAAGCCCGCCTTTGCCAAGGCGTTGCAGACGCTGGAGCGGCATCCGATCGGCTTCATCTTCGCCTTCCGCTTCCTCTACGGGCTGCGCACGGTCAGCCCGATCGCGATCGGCACCAGCCACGTGCCGACGCGCACGTTCCTGTGCATCAACGCGGCGTCGGCGGCGGTGTGGGCAACGCTGTTCACCGGCCTGGGCTATGTGTTCGGCACCGGCGTTGCGGAGCTGCTCGGTCGCTATCGCCCGCATGGCCGGCAATGGCTGTGGGTCGCGCTCGCGGCGATCGTGCTGGGCGCGGTGTTCGGCGCGGTGCGCTGGTGGCGGAGCCGCGACGCATGA
- a CDS encoding aminopeptidase P family protein yields the protein MITHAARLAALRAELARLQLDGFVVPLTDEHMSEYVGGYAQRLGWLTGFGGSAGTAAVLADKAAIFTDGRYTLQVREQVSADDWSYMPVPQESVAGWLAAHAAGGDRIGYDPWLHTDVWVKDTIAALADRGIALVPVSANPVDAVWIDRPAPSPASVTVHDNALAGRSSAAKRADIADWLAQQRADAVVLTALDSIAWTLNIRGGDVAHTPVALSYAIVGSDGTTDLFVAADKINDAVRQHLGNAVRLHDRHAFAGALSAYTGKRVAADPERAVAAIFDALSASGARILPRRDPVVLAKALKNPAEIAGHRAASVRDGAALTRFLRWVEVECSGGGQTELSAAAVLLAFREQTGCLLDTSFDTISATGAHGASPHYHITEESNAPILPGQLFLIDSGGQYADGTTDVTRVMPIGTPTPEMRDRFTRVLKGHIAIATAIFPDGTMGGQIDAFARRPLWEAGLDFAHGTGHGIGSYLSVHEGPQRIAAPNYPGGAALEPLRAGMMLSNEPGYYKAGEYGIRIENLLLVVPVTVPGGDPDRAMLGFETLTFAPIERDLIDPALMAADELAWLNAYHAQVIARIGPLLEGEDRAWLDRKCAPLAP from the coding sequence ATGATCACCCACGCCGCCCGCCTCGCCGCCCTGCGCGCCGAACTCGCCCGCTTGCAGCTGGATGGCTTCGTCGTCCCCCTCACCGACGAACATATGAGCGAATATGTCGGCGGCTACGCCCAGCGCCTCGGCTGGCTGACCGGCTTCGGCGGCTCCGCCGGGACTGCCGCCGTTCTCGCGGACAAGGCGGCGATCTTCACCGACGGTCGCTACACGCTCCAGGTTCGCGAGCAGGTGTCCGCCGACGACTGGTCCTACATGCCCGTGCCGCAGGAGAGCGTCGCCGGCTGGCTTGCCGCCCACGCCGCCGGGGGCGACCGGATCGGCTACGACCCATGGCTCCACACCGATGTGTGGGTGAAGGACACGATCGCCGCACTGGCCGATCGCGGCATCGCACTCGTCCCCGTATCCGCCAATCCGGTCGATGCGGTCTGGATCGATCGCCCGGCGCCCTCGCCCGCTTCGGTCACCGTCCACGACAATGCGCTGGCCGGCCGCTCCTCCGCCGCCAAACGCGCCGACATCGCCGACTGGCTGGCGCAGCAGCGTGCCGACGCCGTCGTCCTCACCGCGCTGGATTCGATCGCCTGGACTCTCAACATCCGCGGTGGCGACGTCGCGCATACCCCCGTCGCCTTGTCCTACGCGATCGTCGGCAGCGATGGCACGACCGACCTGTTCGTCGCCGCGGACAAGATCAACGATGCGGTCCGCCAACACCTGGGCAATGCCGTCCGCCTGCACGATCGTCATGCCTTCGCCGGCGCGCTGTCGGCCTATACGGGCAAGCGCGTCGCCGCCGACCCGGAACGCGCGGTCGCCGCGATCTTCGACGCGCTGTCGGCGAGCGGCGCCAGGATTCTACCCCGGCGCGACCCCGTGGTCCTCGCCAAGGCACTCAAGAACCCCGCGGAGATCGCCGGCCATCGTGCGGCGTCCGTCCGCGACGGTGCCGCCCTCACCCGCTTTCTGCGCTGGGTCGAGGTGGAATGCTCGGGGGGCGGGCAAACAGAACTCTCCGCCGCCGCCGTGCTACTGGCCTTCCGCGAGCAAACCGGTTGCCTGCTCGACACGTCGTTCGACACGATCTCGGCGACCGGTGCGCACGGTGCCAGCCCGCACTATCACATCACAGAAGAATCGAACGCGCCGATCCTGCCCGGCCAGCTGTTCCTGATCGATTCGGGCGGCCAATATGCCGACGGCACCACCGACGTGACGCGCGTGATGCCGATCGGCACTCCGACGCCCGAGATGCGCGACCGCTTCACCCGCGTGTTGAAGGGGCACATCGCGATCGCCACCGCGATTTTTCCCGACGGCACGATGGGTGGCCAGATCGACGCATTTGCCCGCCGCCCGCTTTGGGAAGCGGGCCTCGATTTCGCCCATGGCACCGGCCACGGCATCGGCAGCTATCTGTCGGTGCACGAAGGGCCGCAGCGGATCGCCGCGCCGAATTACCCGGGCGGCGCGGCGTTGGAGCCGCTACGCGCGGGGATGATGCTGTCCAACGAACCGGGCTATTACAAGGCGGGTGAGTACGGCATCCGAATCGAGAATCTGTTGCTGGTCGTACCCGTGACGGTGCCGGGCGGCGATCCCGATCGGGCGATGCTGGGGTTCGAGACGCTCACCTTCGCCCCCATCGAACGCGACCTGATCGACCCTGCGCTGATGGCCGCCGACGAGCTGGCATGGCTCAACGCCTATCACGCGCAGGTTATCGCCCGGATCGGTCCGCTGCTGGAAGGCGAGGATCGTGCCTGGCTGGACCGGAAATGCGCACCGCTGGCGCCTTAA